The genomic segment TGTTTTTTCATGGCCTGGAATGGTGCATGGCAGTGGCTGGGCGTGCCTTTTCAGCCTCACGGGCGCTCGCCGCGCCAGCGCCCCCGGGGGATCGCAGCGAACTGGCACGCCACGTGCTAGTGTCACCAATAACGCGCAACTGCGCGCACCCCCTTGCCCGCTAGCAGGTGCCGTATGAATCACGCCCAAGTGTCGCCGCCGCGCCTGGTCTTCACCGATCTCGACGGCTCGCTGCTCGATCACGACAGCTACGACTGGTCGCCGGCCAAGGCGTGGCTGTCGCGCCTTGCCGCGGCGGGCATTGCGGTGATCCCGGTGACCAGCAAGACCCGCGCCGAGCTGCTTTCGCTGCGCCTCGAGCTGGGCCTGGCCAAGAGCCCGTTCATCGCCGAGAACGGCGCGGTGATCGGGCTGCCACCCTCCTGGCAGCACGCGCGGCTGGATCGCGATCCCGCCGACCCCCATGGCCTGGTGATCAAGACCCCGGGGCTGGATATCGGCTTTATCCGCACCCGGTTGGACGTGATTCGCAAGCGCCTGGGGGTGCGCTTCGTGGGGATGAGCGATATGTCGCTTGAAAAGATCGTGGCCTACACCGGCCTGCCCGAACCTGCTGCCCGCCAGGCGCGGGTGCGCGAGGGCAGCGAGCCGCTGATCTGGGAGGACGACGACGCGGCCCTGGAACGCTTTCGCCGGGCGCTGGCCGACGATGGCCTGCGTCTGACGCGCGGCGGACGTTTCTGGCATGTGATGGGCGAGGTGCACAAGGGCGCCTCGGTGGCCTGGCTGATCGAGCGTTTCGCGGCGCTGCGCGGCAGCCAACCGCTTACCTTGGGCCTGGGCGACGGGCCCAATGACGTGCCCATGCTCGACGCCGTTGATCGGGCCGTGCTGATTCCCGGCCACCATGGCCAGCGCGTCGAGGTCGACAACCCGATGCTTTACTGCGCCACGCTGGATGGGCCGCGGGGGTGGGTAGAAGGGCTCGAACACTGGTGGGGCGACGAGATTCCCGAGGCCGTCCGTGACGGCGTGAACGGCAAGGAGCGCGAGCATGAGTGATTTCTATCAGAACGGTATCATCACCAACTTCCACAACCTGACCCAGCGGCCGGTAGAAGCACTGGAGGCCGACCTGGTGCGCTTTTCGATGCGCCGGCCGATGGGCCTGATCCTGCCCTCGCTCTACTCCGAACTGGAGGGCCCGGCGCTGTCGCATATCGTCGACGAACTGGCCAAGGTGCCGTACCTCTCCGAGATCGTCATCGGCCTGGATCGCGCCGACCGTGAGCAATTTCTGCACGCACGTGAGTTCTTCTCGCGGCTGCCGCAGCATCATCGCATCCTGTGGAACGACGGCCCGCGGCTCAAGGCTCTCGACGAAGAGCTCGCCGCCGAGAATATCTCGCCCCAGGAGCCGGGCAAGGGGCGCAACGTGTGGTTCTGCGCCGGCTATATCCAGGCCTCGCGGCGCGCCGAGGCGGTGGCGCTGCACGACTGCGATATCGTTACCTACGACCGCAGCCTGCTGGCGCGGCTGATCTACCCGGTGGCCCACCCCCAGTTCAACTACGAGTTCTGCAAGGGCTACTACTCGCGCATCGCCGACGGCAAGCTCAACGGCCGCGTGGCGCGGCTGATGGTCACGCCGCTGATCCGCGCGCTGAAGAAGATCTACGGCCCGCTGCCGTATCTCGACTATCTGGACAGCTACCGCTATCCGCTCTCCGGCGAGTTCTCGATGCGCGCCGACGTGCTCGACGGTATCCGCATCCCCAGCGACTGGGGCCTGGAGATCGGCGTACTCTCCGAGGTGCACCGCAACTACTCCACCAAGCGGCTGTGCCAGGTGGATATCGCCGATATCTACGACCACAAGCATCAGCCGGTCTCCCAGGACGACCCCTCCGGCGGGCTCAACCGCATGAGCCTGGATATCGCCAAGGCGCTGTATCGCAAGCTCGCCACCCTCGGCGTGCAGATCAACGCCGAGAGCTTCCGCACCATCAAGGCCACCTACTACCGCATCGCCCTCGACCTGATCGAGGCCTACGACAACGACGCCATGATGAATGGCTTGAAGCTCGATCGACACAGCGAGGAGCAGGCGGTGGAGCTGTTTGCCAGCAATATCATGGAGGCCGGTGCGGCGTTTCTCGACAACCCCCGCGACAAGCCCTTCATCCCCAGCT from the Halomonas sp. 1513 genome contains:
- a CDS encoding glycosyl transferase, with the protein product MSDFYQNGIITNFHNLTQRPVEALEADLVRFSMRRPMGLILPSLYSELEGPALSHIVDELAKVPYLSEIVIGLDRADREQFLHAREFFSRLPQHHRILWNDGPRLKALDEELAAENISPQEPGKGRNVWFCAGYIQASRRAEAVALHDCDIVTYDRSLLARLIYPVAHPQFNYEFCKGYYSRIADGKLNGRVARLMVTPLIRALKKIYGPLPYLDYLDSYRYPLSGEFSMRADVLDGIRIPSDWGLEIGVLSEVHRNYSTKRLCQVDIADIYDHKHQPVSQDDPSGGLNRMSLDIAKALYRKLATLGVQINAESFRTIKATYYRIALDLIEAYDNDAMMNGLKLDRHSEEQAVELFASNIMEAGAAFLDNPRDKPFIPSWNRVQAAIPDLLERMHAAVELDNQGKV
- a CDS encoding mannosyl-3-phosphoglycerate phosphatase; amino-acid sequence: MNHAQVSPPRLVFTDLDGSLLDHDSYDWSPAKAWLSRLAAAGIAVIPVTSKTRAELLSLRLELGLAKSPFIAENGAVIGLPPSWQHARLDRDPADPHGLVIKTPGLDIGFIRTRLDVIRKRLGVRFVGMSDMSLEKIVAYTGLPEPAARQARVREGSEPLIWEDDDAALERFRRALADDGLRLTRGGRFWHVMGEVHKGASVAWLIERFAALRGSQPLTLGLGDGPNDVPMLDAVDRAVLIPGHHGQRVEVDNPMLYCATLDGPRGWVEGLEHWWGDEIPEAVRDGVNGKEREHE